One segment of Primulina tabacum isolate GXHZ01 chromosome 6, ASM2559414v2, whole genome shotgun sequence DNA contains the following:
- the LOC142550044 gene encoding uncharacterized protein LOC142550044 yields MLTKTPPKSAKPNATVEELTMFDKLWDHDLQAKSYILASILNKLQRRFEEAVNAADIYGHLQELYGEQTRPLRHAIVKELMTSRMREGAPVHEHGLRMIALIEKLVGLDLVIPNKLSTDILLL; encoded by the coding sequence ATGCTCACTAAGACTCCTCCTAAGTCGGCTAAGCCAAATGCCACTGTAGAGGAGTTAACTATGTTTGACAAATTGTGGGACCATGACTTACAAGCTAAGAGCTATATACTAGCTTCTATCTTGAACAAGCTGCAGAGGCGGTTTGAGGAAGctgtgaatgctgctgacatttacGGCCACCTACAAGAGTTATACGGTGAACAAACGCGTCCACTGAGGCACGCTATTGTCAAAGAACTCATGACATCACGCATGCGAGAAGGGGCcccggtccatgagcatggcttgaGGATGATTGCTCTCATTGAAAAGTTAGTGGGCCTGGACCTTGTTATCCCCAACAAACTCTCCACGGATATTTTGTTATTGTGA